TTGTTGACGCTCGGAAAAGGGAAAAATGTTTTCAGCAAATGTTACATGACGAGACACATGAACACAACCACTAACAAGATCTAGACAACGATAACCCATGTGCTCGTCAGAAAAACCTAGATGGACATACGGGATAAAGCGCGGGGAAAGTTTGTTAGGAGAAGTGGAGTAGGAGTTTGGAAAACAAAGACAACCAAAGACGCGAATGTCGTAGTAATTTGGATGAGAGAGAAATAAAGAGAAGTAAGGAGTAGTTTGTGGGTTAACTTTAGATGGACGAATATTGAGTAAATATGTGGCCGTGTGGAGTGCCTCTGCCCAGAACATCGACGGCATAGAAGATTGAATAAGTAGAGTGCGAATGATGTCATTAAGAGTACAAAGAGAACGCTCGGCTTTGTCGTTTTGAGGGGAGGTATAAGGAAAGGAGAAACATAAGAGAATTCCATATTGTAGAAAGAAATTTTGATTTTTAAAGTTGTCAAATTGACGACCATTATCACATTGTATGGATCTTATAGGGAGGAAAAAGTGGACCGAGACATAGCGCTGAAAGTTAAGGAATATATTATGAACGTCGGATTTGTTTCGTAAAGGAAAAGTCCAAACATAATGAGTAAAATCATCAAGAATCACGAGATAATATGTAAAACCAGATACACTTTCTATTGGTGATGTCCAGAGATCACAATGAAGTAATTCAAAAGGAAAAGTACTAGAGGGTtgagaggaactaaagggaaggcGAACATGTTTGCCCAATTGACATGACTGACACATAGAAGAATTATGAGAATCTCTATTACAAGGTATTGAAAATTCACTAAGAAGTGCGGATAACACATTTTTATTGGGATGGTCGAGACGTTGGTGCCACAGATCAACAGAGGCCACCATAGATGTTGGAGGAGCAGCGACCGGAGCACCATGAAGAGAATATaaatcaccggagctattgaatcGAGCGATCTCGGCTTTGGTCGGGTAGTCCTTCACAAACAAACCAAAGGGGTCAAACTCAACAGAAACATGATTATCAGTGGTGATTTGGCGAACAAAAATCAGAGTTTTAATAAGAGCAGGAGCTACAAGAACATCACGAAGAAGCAAAGGCTTGGTTGCGGATTGGATTTGAGCCTAACCAACACAGTAAATAGGAATAGAGGATCCATCATCGAGAGTAATGGAGGGAAAAGGTGAAGGTGTGCAAGAAGAAAGAAAATTACTCGATGCAGACATATGACGAGAAGCACCAGAATCGAAAATCCAATCCGTACATGAGTTCCCTTGTGCAACAAAGTTGTTCATGGCTTGTAGAAAAGCAGCTTGGTCCCAGCTCGGAGTCGAAGTACAGGCCGGTGTAGTCATGGGAGTTTGCGGGTGTGGTGGCGTCGGCAGTAGGGCCGGCATCGGCGTAAAGGGAGAGGCACCATCATTGTACTGTAGCATGTAGGGGGACGATGGAGCGCCATAGGATGCATAAGGACTGGTGTTGTAGATCGGTGGCACGTAGGCGGGAGCAGCGTGGTACGCGGCCGTCGGCTGTCGGGGCGCGAGGACGGGCTCGCCGGTGTGAGGGCGAGCACCGGGCTGCCAGCCACCGGTATAGGCAGGCGGGGCACCATATGGCGTAGGGGCGGACGAGGGCATAAGCCACGCTTGGACTAACCCTGTCCATGGATCAGGAGATGGGCACcatccgggcggcggcggtggtgcagTTGATGAAGCCAGGGGCGGTGGTGGTGCAGTTGGTGGAGCCGAGGGCGGAGTAGGAGCGGACGCCATGCGAAACTGCGGCGGGTTTTTGCCCCGGTAGTTTGGACTTGGACGCCAGCCGGATGGTTGAGGAGGTGCTGTTGGTGGAGGTGGCGGTGTCGACGCAGGCGGGCGAGGAGAAGCAGTGAAGACCTGAGGACGGGAGTCCTTTGTAGTTAGGGCACGATCGGCCCATTGGAGCATCGAGCGAACCTCGGCGAAGGAGGGACGCGGACGCATCATAGGGTTGAAGGAGGCCTGCTTCTTGAACCGCTCGCTGAGGCCGACGAGGAGGACGTTGATGAGGTGGCGATCGTCGATTGGATCACCAAGTTCGCGGAGTTCATCCACGATCGCCTTGAGGCGTTGGCAGTAGACGCCGACTGGTGAATCAC
This sequence is a window from Aegilops tauschii subsp. strangulata cultivar AL8/78 chromosome 7, Aet v6.0, whole genome shotgun sequence. Protein-coding genes within it:
- the LOC109734136 gene encoding uncharacterized protein, which encodes MANPPAPPPPPPPGYFEQRPAIVAAKVAAATASSASTSALALTPPIPPSISFTDTISDISPYIPITLDIAAHNYYHWRHLFDVHVGRCNLRSHVAHDSLPQLHDPQWVKDDLTIIQWIYMRVSTEIFNLIHCDGASTADLWAALRRLFQDNINTRANNLHTELRNTVQGDSPVGVYCQRLKAIVDELRELGDPIDDRHLINVLLVGLSERFKKQASFNPMMRPRPSFAEVRSMLQWADRALTTKDSRPQVFTASPRPPASTPPPPPTAPPQPSGWRPSPNYRGKNPPQFRMASAPTPPSAPPTAPPPPLASSTAPPPPPGWCPSPDPWTGLVQAWLMPSSAPTPYGAPPAYTGGWQPGARPHTGEPVLAPRQPTAAYHAAPAYVPPIYNTSPYASYGAPSSPYMLQYNDGASPFTPMPALLPTPPHPQTPMTTPACTSTPSWDQAAFLQAMNNFVAQGNSCTDWIFDSGASRHMSASSNFLSSCTPSPFPSITLDDGSSIPIYCVG